One window of the Tetragenococcus koreensis genome contains the following:
- a CDS encoding IS3 family transposase — protein sequence MVLQTDLCSQYTIIESSYASLKKEEVYTTTYSDFEEAKRALFSYISSIGYLTPQEFEDLSREEIA from the coding sequence ATGGTTCTACAAACGGATTTATGCAGCCAGTATACAATAATCGAATCTTCCTATGCATCATTGAAAAAAGAAGAGGTCTATACGACTACTTACTCAGATTTTGAAGAAGCCAAACGAGCGCTATTTAGCTACATTAGTTCGATTGGTTATCTAACTCCACAGGAGTTTGAAGACCTGTCAAGAGAGGAAATAGCATAA
- a CDS encoding shikimate dehydrogenase → MTERLTGHSLLISLIATPIRHSMSPTMHNEAFAKLGLDYAYLAFEVGNETLKEAVDGIRALGIRGSNVSMPNKQKIIPYLDEIAPEAELIGAVNTVTNKDGKGHLVGYCTDGTGAMQALVDEAVMVKDQIVTLSGAGGAGTAIAIQGAFDGIKELRIFNIKDEHYDNAKATVDKINENTNCQATLTDLADQDAFKQSIAESSIYIDATSVGMKPLEDQSLIDEPAVIRPDLVVLDICYAPRETKLLSFARKHGAKKAINGIGMMIHQGAAAFQLFTGEDMPVDYIKELLFSEE, encoded by the coding sequence ATGACAGAAAGATTAACTGGCCATTCGTTGTTAATTAGCTTGATCGCAACGCCCATACGACACAGTATGTCTCCTACCATGCATAATGAAGCATTTGCCAAATTAGGTTTAGACTATGCTTATTTGGCATTTGAAGTGGGAAATGAAACATTAAAAGAAGCGGTGGATGGGATTCGTGCTTTGGGCATTAGAGGTTCCAATGTTTCCATGCCGAATAAACAAAAAATTATCCCTTATTTAGATGAAATTGCTCCTGAGGCTGAATTAATCGGCGCGGTAAATACAGTAACCAATAAAGATGGCAAGGGCCATTTAGTGGGCTATTGTACAGATGGGACAGGTGCGATGCAAGCTTTAGTTGATGAAGCAGTCATGGTGAAAGATCAAATTGTTACGCTGAGTGGAGCAGGAGGCGCCGGCACAGCAATTGCCATTCAAGGAGCTTTCGATGGAATAAAAGAATTGCGTATTTTTAATATTAAAGATGAACATTATGACAATGCCAAAGCGACTGTAGATAAAATTAACGAAAATACGAATTGTCAAGCGACCTTGACTGATTTGGCTGATCAAGATGCGTTTAAACAATCCATTGCTGAAAGTTCAATTTACATTGATGCCACAAGTGTTGGCATGAAGCCATTAGAAGATCAAAGCTTAATTGATGAGCCAGCAGTGATCCGTCCAGACTTAGTGGTGCTTGATATTTGTTACGCACCAAGAGAAACGAAATTATTGAGCTTTGCTAGAAAACACGGCGCAAAAAAAGCGATCAATGGCATTGGCATGATGATCCATCAAGGCGCTGCAGCTTTTCAACTGTTTACCGGAGAAGATATGCCCGTAGATTATATTAAAGAATTACTATTTTCCGAAGAATAA
- a CDS encoding metal-dependent transcriptional regulator → MTPTQEKYLLVIDKLSKDKKLVRNRQVADILEVKPSSVTEIMDRLVNQNMIQHISYQGVFLTSSGEEQVALLKERRLILSTFLTSYLGISRTEAPEIINELLQIHSSLFFERLKCYIEQETIESRIQYDKYFS, encoded by the coding sequence TTGACACCAACCCAAGAAAAGTATCTGCTAGTTATTGACAAACTTAGTAAAGATAAAAAGTTGGTAAGAAATAGACAGGTTGCTGATATCCTAGAGGTCAAGCCTTCTTCTGTTACAGAAATAATGGATAGACTGGTAAATCAAAATATGATTCAGCACATTTCTTATCAAGGTGTTTTTTTAACATCCTCGGGTGAGGAACAAGTAGCTTTACTTAAAGAAAGACGTCTCATACTCTCAACTTTCTTAACATCATATCTCGGCATTTCTAGAACTGAGGCACCAGAAATTATAAATGAACTCCTACAAATTCATAGCTCTCTATTTTTTGAAAGACTTAAATGTTATATAGAACAGGAGACTATTGAAAGTCGTATCCAATATGATAAATACTTTTCATAA
- a CDS encoding aldose epimerase family protein produces the protein MQTEKFGVTKDGQEAFLYTFENDNKMKMTVSNIGAVLTNLWVPDKEGNLRDVVLGYDTVAAYENNSDTHFGATIGRSANRTENARFELRDKKYKLAKNDGKNNLHSGPNGYQLRIWTVKKIDDTNHSITFSLVSSDGDQGYPGELHLDVTYQLQENGIKITYHGVSNEDTIFNPTNHSYFNLNGHASGDVSEHKLQLKAKAFTPVKDNHSIPTGEVSTVEDTPMDFRQEKTIGSDIEEEYDQLIYAKGYDHNFVLEETEKFAKLTGNQSGITMQAETNMPGVQIYTGNFLDHVLGKDGAVYPTRAGVCLETQYFPNAVNEENFVTPLLEKNKKTAYWTRYFFSLT, from the coding sequence ATGCAAACAGAAAAATTTGGCGTTACTAAAGACGGACAAGAAGCTTTTTTGTACACATTTGAAAACGATAACAAAATGAAAATGACTGTGAGTAATATTGGGGCAGTTTTAACTAATCTTTGGGTGCCAGATAAAGAGGGCAACTTAAGAGATGTTGTTTTGGGTTATGATACTGTCGCAGCCTATGAAAATAATAGTGATACTCATTTTGGCGCAACAATAGGACGTAGTGCAAATCGTACAGAAAATGCTAGATTTGAGTTACGGGATAAAAAGTACAAATTAGCAAAGAATGATGGTAAGAATAATTTGCACAGTGGTCCCAATGGTTATCAGCTGAGAATTTGGACGGTGAAAAAAATAGATGACACAAATCATTCCATTACTTTTTCACTTGTTAGCTCTGATGGAGACCAAGGCTATCCAGGAGAATTACATTTAGACGTGACCTATCAGCTACAAGAAAATGGAATAAAGATTACCTACCATGGAGTTTCTAATGAAGATACTATTTTTAATCCAACGAATCATAGTTATTTTAATCTAAATGGTCATGCAAGTGGCGATGTTTCAGAACATAAATTACAATTAAAAGCAAAAGCTTTTACCCCAGTAAAAGACAACCATTCAATTCCAACGGGTGAGGTATCGACAGTCGAAGATACACCAATGGATTTCAGGCAAGAGAAAACCATTGGCAGCGATATCGAGGAAGAATATGATCAGTTGATCTATGCTAAGGGCTATGATCATAATTTTGTCTTAGAAGAAACGGAAAAATTTGCTAAATTAACTGGCAACCAAAGTGGCATTACAATGCAAGCTGAAACAAATATGCCCGGAGTTCAAATATATACAGGGAATTTTTTAGATCATGTTTTAGGGAAAGACGGGGCTGTTTATCCAACCCGTGCAGGAGTTTGTTTGGAAACGCAATATTTTCCTAATGCAGTAAACGAAGAAAATTTTGTTACTCCTTTATTGGAGAAAAATAAAAAGACGGCGTATTGGACACGTTACTTTTTTTCTTTAACATAG
- a CDS encoding metal-dependent hydrolase family protein: protein MTKTLYKNAQVFTGKNEEFTAGFNFVVDDETGTFTQDEQVDQTVDLAGQYVMPGMINAHTHIVADPYAKIAQLGSPDATAPTATFLALSNLQKLLADGVTYIRDVGSVADVDLELAALERQGDLFAPGIIASGSPLTMTGGHFSEAAYEVDGVDEVRKYARVLLKKGVDNIKLMATGGVSFNGETPHDIQLTEPELKAAVEEAHHKGRTANAHAQGTVGIQNALRAGVDSVEHAVYLDDETIDMFLQKGTYIVPTLAAPWAINQNTEQLPDFMVEKSLGLEKAHIKSIGKAAQAGVKLAMGTDSGTAFNNFDKNSSLELELMVNAGATNLQVLQAATINAANLLQVADRAGTIEPNKFADFIVLADNPLADIKAIQKEKTVYKKGKEVK from the coding sequence ATGACCAAAACACTATATAAAAACGCACAGGTATTTACCGGGAAAAATGAAGAATTTACAGCAGGTTTCAATTTTGTAGTTGATGATGAGACTGGCACTTTTACTCAAGATGAACAAGTTGATCAAACAGTTGATCTTGCTGGTCAATATGTTATGCCAGGAATGATTAACGCACATACTCATATCGTTGCTGATCCTTATGCCAAAATAGCGCAATTAGGATCACCAGACGCGACGGCTCCAACGGCTACTTTCTTAGCTTTAAGCAATTTACAAAAATTGTTGGCCGATGGCGTCACTTATATTCGCGACGTTGGTTCCGTTGCTGATGTAGATCTAGAACTGGCTGCTCTTGAAAGACAAGGAGATTTATTTGCACCAGGAATTATTGCTTCAGGCTCGCCATTGACGATGACAGGGGGTCACTTCAGCGAAGCAGCTTATGAAGTTGATGGGGTCGATGAAGTCAGAAAATATGCACGTGTTTTACTGAAAAAAGGCGTTGACAATATTAAACTGATGGCTACCGGGGGTGTATCCTTTAACGGGGAGACACCCCACGATATACAGCTGACTGAACCAGAATTAAAAGCTGCAGTCGAAGAAGCACATCATAAAGGCCGGACTGCTAATGCGCACGCCCAGGGAACAGTAGGTATACAAAACGCGCTTCGTGCAGGAGTGGACTCAGTTGAACATGCTGTTTATTTAGATGATGAAACGATTGATATGTTTTTACAAAAGGGCACGTATATTGTTCCCACATTAGCTGCACCTTGGGCCATTAACCAAAATACTGAACAGCTGCCTGATTTTATGGTCGAAAAATCTTTAGGCCTTGAAAAAGCGCACATCAAAAGTATTGGTAAAGCCGCTCAAGCAGGCGTGAAATTAGCAATGGGAACGGACTCGGGCACCGCTTTTAATAATTTTGACAAAAATTCTTCATTAGAATTGGAATTAATGGTAAATGCGGGCGCTACAAATTTACAAGTATTACAAGCAGCAACGATAAACGCGGCTAATTTATTACAAGTGGCCGATCGGGCGGGTACGATTGAGCCCAATAAGTTTGCTGATTTTATTGTTTTAGCTGACAATCCGCTAGCAGATATCAAAGCAATTCAAAAAGAAAAGACGGTTTACAAAAAGGGAAAAGAAGTAAAATGA
- a CDS encoding Nramp family divalent metal transporter: MMFLKEGGNILKDTTSQSGKEHKPRLIQHANGPSLEEINGTVEVPKGKGFWKILFAYSGPGALVAVGYMDPGNWSTSITGGQNFQYLLMSVILMSSLIAMLLQYMAAKLGIVSQMDLAQAIRARTSKKLGIILWILTELAIMATDIAEVIGASIALYLLFNIPLVVAVFITVFDVLLLLLLTKVGFRKIEAIVVCLIFVILFVFVYQVALSDPNWGDVLKGLVPTGETFSSTHSIGGQTPLTGALGIIGATVMPHNLYLHSAVSQTRKINRTDEDEIANAVRFSTWDSNIQLTLAFFVNSLLLIMGVAVFKTGAVKDPSFFGLYEALSNPDTLSNGILITVAKSGLLSTLFAVALLASGQNSTITGTLTGQVIMEGFIHMRMPIWLRRLITRLISVIPVLICVIITSRQGTIREHTALNTLMNNSQVFLAFALPFSMVPLLMMTNSEVEMGSRFKNSIVIRILGWGSVIGLTYLNLIGLPGQIEGFFGEKVTSSQLVLADSIAYVIIVAVLLLLAWTIIELYKGNKKYNQLINER, translated from the coding sequence ATGATGTTTTTAAAGGAAGGTGGAAATATTTTGAAAGATACAACAAGTCAGTCCGGTAAAGAGCACAAACCTCGATTAATTCAGCATGCGAATGGTCCCTCTTTAGAGGAAATTAACGGAACTGTCGAGGTACCCAAAGGCAAAGGCTTTTGGAAAATCCTGTTCGCCTATTCTGGACCGGGAGCATTAGTTGCTGTGGGATATATGGATCCAGGCAACTGGTCTACTTCGATTACGGGTGGGCAAAACTTCCAGTATTTATTAATGTCGGTCATTTTAATGTCTAGTTTAATTGCAATGCTATTACAATATATGGCTGCTAAATTGGGAATTGTTAGTCAAATGGATTTAGCTCAAGCAATTCGAGCGAGAACGAGTAAAAAACTAGGAATCATTTTATGGATTTTAACGGAATTAGCGATTATGGCAACAGATATTGCGGAAGTAATTGGCGCATCAATTGCTCTTTATTTACTTTTTAATATTCCGCTTGTCGTCGCAGTCTTTATTACGGTATTTGATGTTTTATTATTATTGTTGTTAACGAAAGTTGGTTTTAGAAAAATTGAAGCAATAGTTGTCTGTTTGATTTTTGTAATTCTTTTTGTGTTTGTTTATCAAGTAGCGTTGTCTGATCCTAATTGGGGGGATGTACTTAAAGGATTGGTTCCGACTGGTGAAACGTTCTCCTCTACACATTCAATTGGTGGTCAAACGCCTTTAACTGGTGCATTAGGAATTATTGGTGCAACAGTTATGCCTCATAATTTATATCTACATTCGGCTGTGTCTCAGACTCGAAAGATAAATCGTACGGATGAAGATGAAATCGCCAATGCTGTACGATTTTCAACATGGGATTCTAACATTCAATTGACTCTCGCTTTTTTTGTTAACTCCTTATTGCTCATAATGGGAGTTGCTGTTTTTAAAACAGGGGCAGTGAAAGATCCATCATTCTTTGGGTTGTATGAGGCTTTATCAAATCCGGATACATTGAGTAACGGAATTTTAATCACCGTTGCAAAATCAGGTCTTCTTTCTACATTATTCGCAGTCGCGTTACTAGCTTCTGGACAAAATTCAACGATTACCGGAACTTTAACTGGACAAGTAATTATGGAGGGATTCATTCATATGAGAATGCCAATTTGGCTAAGACGTTTAATTACGCGTTTGATTTCAGTTATCCCAGTGTTAATCTGTGTAATTATTACAAGCAGGCAAGGAACGATTCGGGAGCACACAGCGTTAAATACACTAATGAATAATTCACAAGTCTTCTTAGCTTTTGCGTTACCATTTTCGATGGTACCATTATTAATGATGACCAATAGTGAGGTGGAAATGGGAAGCCGGTTTAAAAATTCGATAGTTATTCGGATACTAGGATGGGGTTCAGTAATTGGATTGACATATTTAAATTTGATTGGATTGCCCGGCCAAATTGAAGGTTTTTTTGGTGAAAAGGTGACATCAAGCCAACTTGTACTAGCTGATTCTATTGCCTATGTCATTATCGTCGCAGTATTACTACTGTTAGCGTGGACAATTATTGAACTGTATAAAGGAAATAAAAAATATAATCAATTAATTAATGAAAGGTAA
- a CDS encoding metal ABC transporter solute-binding protein, Zn/Mn family, with protein sequence MKRILVTIVVVIAAVAGVIFFVNGRSGDSKQSTDSKKISVVTTNSILEDMVKNVAKDRVELYSIVQRGVDPHEYEPKPEDISKATDATVLFHNGLNLETGGSGWFKKLVSTAHKEFDKDVFAASEGVTPEHLTTNVEEEDPHAWLDLANGVQYVKTITKVLKEKDSKNADYYQTNSDAYIKKLQKLHEEAQSKFLDIPESQRLLVTSEGAFKYFSKAYHVAPAYIWEINTESQGTPEQMKAVLAKIENSDVKHLFVETSVSSKSMNKVADETGLEIYSKIFTDSLAKEGSEGDTYYTMMKWNLNKIHDGLA encoded by the coding sequence ATGAAAAGAATATTAGTAACCATCGTAGTAGTGATCGCAGCCGTCGCCGGAGTAATCTTTTTTGTCAACGGACGAAGTGGAGATTCCAAACAATCAACAGATTCCAAAAAAATCAGCGTAGTAACTACAAACTCGATTTTGGAAGACATGGTTAAAAATGTGGCTAAAGATCGCGTTGAACTATATAGTATTGTTCAACGCGGCGTGGATCCCCACGAGTATGAACCTAAACCGGAAGATATCTCAAAAGCAACAGATGCAACAGTTTTATTTCACAACGGACTGAATTTAGAAACTGGCGGTAGTGGTTGGTTCAAGAAGTTGGTAAGCACTGCTCATAAAGAATTCGATAAAGATGTTTTCGCCGCCAGTGAAGGTGTAACACCGGAGCACTTAACAACCAACGTCGAAGAAGAAGATCCTCATGCCTGGCTTGATTTAGCCAATGGTGTTCAATACGTCAAAACAATCACCAAAGTCTTAAAGGAAAAAGATTCAAAAAATGCAGATTATTACCAAACTAATTCTGATGCTTATATCAAAAAATTACAAAAGTTACATGAGGAAGCGCAATCAAAATTTCTCGATATTCCTGAATCACAGCGTTTATTGGTCACCTCAGAGGGTGCCTTCAAATACTTCTCAAAAGCCTATCATGTTGCGCCAGCTTACATTTGGGAAATCAATACCGAATCTCAAGGTACTCCCGAACAAATGAAAGCTGTGTTAGCTAAAATAGAAAACTCTGATGTCAAACATTTGTTCGTAGAAACCTCTGTTTCATCTAAGTCAATGAATAAAGTTGCCGATGAAACGGGATTAGAAATTTATTCCAAAATTTTTACTGATTCATTAGCAAAAGAAGGTTCCGAAGGCGATACCTACTATACAATGATGAAATGGAATCTAAACAAAATTCATGATGGTCTAGCTTAG
- a CDS encoding ISL3 family transposase — protein sequence MPTSNDMQNVLDIQDKNMIFEDNCVSYGIHKQKKCKFIDCTLTYIPTECKKCQEPNKDFSIYKNGTQTSRITFPISGIYPTYLRVKKQRFKCTSCEATFTAETPIVKEACFISNFIKAEILAKSADARSIKSLAEETNVSSTTIQRIINEQVKYYRPYYHSLPENLSFDEFKYGNGQMAFEYIDVVTGTILDILESKDTRTIKDHFCSRYSQNQRNQVKTITTDMNASYVSFIPELFPNADIIIDRFHIVQLVNRAMNKTRVKVMNRLRTSNGEDQKKYRRLKRFWKKLLKKESELSYTTYQYFPMFGQRLESAIVSEMLAYDPELKATYTMYQAILKAVEHNDSKQLRTVLDQPASPELSGYMKTSLKTLSAHFPHIQNTFYYPYNNGKIEGINNKIKVLNRVAYGYGNFIHYKNRIILHFNLKPIRNKIKMIEKEREHTAA from the coding sequence TTGCCTACATCAAATGATATGCAAAATGTACTAGATATTCAAGACAAAAACATGATTTTCGAAGATAACTGCGTGTCTTATGGGATACACAAACAAAAGAAATGTAAATTTATAGACTGTACATTGACTTATATTCCTACGGAATGTAAGAAATGTCAGGAACCAAACAAGGACTTCTCTATCTATAAAAATGGGACTCAGACTTCTAGAATCACTTTTCCAATATCTGGCATTTACCCGACCTATCTTAGAGTGAAAAAGCAGCGGTTCAAGTGTACATCTTGTGAAGCAACATTTACTGCGGAAACACCGATTGTAAAAGAGGCGTGTTTTATCTCTAATTTTATCAAAGCAGAAATACTGGCGAAGTCAGCTGATGCTCGTTCGATCAAGAGCTTGGCAGAAGAGACGAATGTCTCTTCCACAACGATTCAAAGAATCATCAATGAACAGGTGAAGTATTATCGACCTTACTATCATTCATTGCCGGAGAACTTGTCTTTTGATGAGTTTAAGTATGGTAATGGGCAAATGGCTTTTGAGTATATTGATGTCGTAACAGGAACGATACTAGATATTTTAGAAAGCAAAGATACTCGTACAATCAAAGATCACTTCTGTTCTCGATACAGCCAAAACCAGAGAAATCAGGTCAAAACGATTACGACAGACATGAATGCCAGTTACGTCAGCTTCATCCCTGAACTGTTTCCAAACGCTGATATCATTATTGATCGATTTCATATCGTTCAGCTCGTGAACCGAGCGATGAACAAAACACGCGTAAAAGTCATGAATCGACTTCGAACGTCCAATGGAGAAGACCAAAAGAAGTACAGACGACTCAAACGCTTCTGGAAGAAACTACTGAAGAAAGAGTCCGAGTTGTCTTATACTACCTATCAATACTTTCCCATGTTCGGACAGCGTCTGGAATCAGCAATCGTTTCTGAGATGTTGGCGTACGATCCAGAACTAAAAGCAACTTATACAATGTATCAAGCTATTCTTAAAGCCGTCGAACACAATGACTCAAAACAGTTAAGAACTGTTTTAGATCAACCCGCTTCTCCTGAACTATCTGGATACATGAAAACCAGTTTAAAGACGTTGAGCGCTCATTTTCCTCATATCCAAAACACCTTCTATTATCCTTATAACAATGGAAAGATAGAGGGAATCAATAACAAGATCAAAGTATTGAACCGGGTAGCCTATGGTTACGGTAACTTTATTCATTATAAAAATCGCATTATCCTGCACTTCAATTTAAAACCAATCAGAAATAAAATCAAAATGATAGAAAAAGAAAGAGAACATACAGCAGCGTAA
- a CDS encoding universal stress protein, with the protein MEGFDEFKNILVGVDESEGAQKAFQYAVKQASKTGAALLIASILEIEELNVYEALDPEYLSQKQSQLLLNLEKYKQYAENSGVKNIQLYSGEGDPAEEITKTILPATSADILIIGSRSMHGIKGYFGSHATYMVKNSPISITVIK; encoded by the coding sequence ATGGAAGGATTTGATGAATTTAAAAATATTTTAGTTGGGGTAGATGAATCAGAAGGAGCTCAAAAAGCCTTTCAATATGCTGTAAAGCAAGCGAGTAAAACTGGAGCCGCATTACTGATTGCCTCAATTTTAGAAATTGAAGAGTTGAATGTTTATGAAGCGTTAGACCCTGAGTACTTGAGCCAGAAACAAAGTCAATTGTTACTTAATTTGGAAAAGTACAAACAATATGCAGAAAATAGCGGTGTAAAAAACATTCAGCTGTACAGTGGAGAAGGTGATCCGGCCGAGGAAATTACTAAGACGATTTTGCCAGCAACATCTGCAGATATCTTAATCATTGGATCGCGATCAATGCATGGAATTAAAGGATATTTTGGTTCGCATGCTACTTATATGGTTAAAAATTCTCCAATCTCAATTACAGTTATTAAGTAA
- a CDS encoding metal ABC transporter permease, with the protein MTALSDFFQALGKYDFLQSALITAIMVGIMSGIIGSFIILRGMSLMGDAISHSVLPGVAVAYMLGINILIGASIFGVLAAMLIGYVASHSKIKVDTAIGVVFSFFYALGFILISMAESSTNLHHILFGNILAVSNSDMITTAIVLGIVIIFVQVFYKELLITSFDQTFAKTYGLNTQLIHYSLMLVLTLVTVSALQTVGIILVVAMLITPAATAYFWTDRLSVMLVFSAIFGVVASICGLYFSYTFNWASGPAIVIVAAGLFLISFIFSPKQNLLHIHKNRKEA; encoded by the coding sequence ATGACTGCTCTCTCGGATTTTTTTCAAGCGTTAGGAAAATATGATTTCCTTCAAAGTGCATTAATCACTGCAATAATGGTGGGGATTATGTCTGGGATTATTGGGAGTTTCATCATTCTACGAGGAATGTCTTTGATGGGGGACGCTATTTCTCATTCAGTATTGCCAGGGGTTGCTGTTGCTTATATGTTAGGTATAAATATCTTGATTGGAGCATCTATTTTTGGTGTACTAGCTGCAATGTTAATCGGCTACGTGGCTTCTCATAGTAAAATCAAAGTAGATACTGCAATAGGGGTTGTCTTCAGCTTCTTTTATGCATTGGGATTCATTTTAATCTCTATGGCCGAAAGCTCAACCAATCTACACCATATTTTATTTGGAAACATTCTAGCTGTTAGTAATAGTGATATGATCACAACGGCAATTGTTTTAGGAATTGTGATTATTTTTGTACAAGTATTTTATAAAGAATTGTTAATCACTTCCTTTGATCAGACCTTCGCTAAAACATATGGATTAAATACCCAACTAATCCACTATAGCCTTATGCTCGTCTTAACGCTAGTAACCGTATCAGCATTACAAACTGTCGGAATCATCTTAGTAGTGGCCATGTTAATTACGCCAGCTGCAACAGCATACTTTTGGACCGACCGCTTGTCCGTGATGCTTGTTTTCTCCGCTATATTTGGTGTTGTCGCATCAATTTGTGGTTTGTACTTCAGCTACACATTCAACTGGGCTTCTGGTCCAGCGATTGTTATTGTCGCAGCAGGGTTATTCTTAATTTCCTTTATCTTCTCACCAAAACAAAACTTGTTACATATACACAAAAATAGAAAAGAGGCGTAA
- a CDS encoding metal ABC transporter ATP-binding protein, with translation MLTVKKLSVAYCDTPVFNNLSVHFNAGKITGIIGPNGAGKSTLIKAILGLIHPKSGSSALDGHSMATVKKKVAYVEQRKDLDLSFPINVYDLVLTGSYGKLGLFKTPGKSERVACDAALEQVKMTDFANRQIGNLSGGQLQRVFVARAILQQAEIVVLDEPFVGIDVESERAIMAILKQWRDEQKTIIVIHHDLNKVYDYFDELVIMNHGIIDFGPTQEVYNSKNISKAFSDDLSSVLFQEVN, from the coding sequence TTGTTAACTGTAAAAAAATTATCTGTTGCGTACTGCGATACACCGGTATTCAATAATTTATCCGTCCATTTTAATGCAGGGAAGATTACTGGCATTATCGGACCTAATGGAGCTGGTAAATCTACTTTAATCAAGGCAATATTGGGTCTTATTCATCCAAAATCAGGTAGTAGCGCGCTTGATGGTCATTCAATGGCAACAGTAAAAAAGAAGGTTGCCTATGTAGAGCAACGAAAGGATTTAGATCTCAGTTTTCCAATCAATGTCTATGATTTGGTTTTAACTGGTAGTTATGGAAAACTGGGATTGTTTAAGACTCCAGGAAAAAGCGAACGTGTTGCTTGTGATGCAGCTCTTGAGCAAGTTAAAATGACTGACTTTGCTAATCGGCAAATAGGTAATTTGTCAGGCGGACAATTACAGCGGGTATTCGTAGCTCGAGCAATTTTACAACAGGCAGAAATTGTTGTCTTAGATGAACCTTTTGTTGGAATTGATGTGGAAAGTGAGCGTGCCATCATGGCTATTTTAAAACAATGGCGAGACGAACAAAAAACCATTATCGTTATCCATCACGATTTAAATAAAGTTTATGATTACTTTGATGAATTAGTCATTATGAATCACGGAATCATTGACTTTGGGCCAACTCAAGAAGTCTACAATTCGAAGAATATCAGTAAAGCATTCAGTGATGACTTATCTTCAGTTCTATTTCAGGAGGTAAATTGA
- a CDS encoding IS3 family transposase: MRRTAERINYHHSYSRKGCPYDNEGIESFHALLKKEHVSQRPIYQTFEEARRQIFSYVQGFYNNHRIHSALAYLSPVEF, encoded by the coding sequence ATACGAAGAACGGCTGAAAGAATTAACTATCACCATTCCTACAGCCGTAAAGGCTGTCCCTACGATAACGAAGGAATCGAATCATTCCATGCATTATTGAAGAAAGAACATGTGTCCCAACGACCAATATATCAAACTTTTGAAGAAGCAAGGCGACAAATTTTCAGTTACGTTCAAGGATTTTATAACAACCACAGAATTCACAGTGCTTTAGCATATCTGTCTCCGGTTGAATTTTAG